The following coding sequences lie in one Anaerobranca gottschalkii DSM 13577 genomic window:
- a CDS encoding PTS lactose/cellobiose transporter subunit IIA produces the protein MSIEQVAMEIILHSGNARSEAFNALRLAKEGKLEDSAVAIKKASEEILKAHKVQTNLIQEEAKGNKTEINLLLIHAQDHLMTSILAKDLIEEMLDLYKDKNLNF, from the coding sequence ATGAGCATAGAACAAGTGGCAATGGAAATAATTTTACATTCCGGTAATGCAAGAAGTGAAGCTTTTAATGCTCTTAGGTTAGCTAAAGAGGGTAAATTGGAAGATTCAGCAGTGGCAATTAAAAAAGCGTCAGAAGAAATATTAAAAGCACATAAAGTTCAAACAAATCTTATTCAAGAAGAAGCAAAGGGTAACAAAACAGAGATTAATTTATTATTAATACATGCCCAAGATCATTTAATGACATCTATTTTAGCAAAAGATCTAATAGAAGAAATGTTAGATTTATATAAAGATAAAAATTTAAATTTTTAA
- a CDS encoding 6-phospho-beta-glucosidase — protein sequence MKKEKGLKIATIGGGSSYTPELIEGYIKRKDELPIKEIWLVDIQEGKEKLEIVGNLAKRMVEEAGLDWEVHLTLNRREALKDADFVTTQFRVGLLDARIKDERIPLSYGILGQETNGAGGIFKAFRTIPVILEIVEEMKELCPDAWLVNFTNPAGMVTEAVMKYGNYEKVVGLCNVPIGHNMLESKLLGKNPEELRFVYAGINHHHWHRIYDKNGKEITKEVIDKLFSNNANIMENIKFIPFIEEQIRDLEMLPCGYHQYYYLTDDMVKKELDEFAKNSTRAEVVKKLEEELFEIYKDPNLKHKPEQLSKRGGAYYSDAACELISSIYNDKRTDMVVSTRNNGALADLPYDCVVEVSSIITASGPQPLNFGKFKPAQRGLLQLMKAMEEVTIEAAVTGNYGKALQAFILNPLIPSGNIAKKLLDEMLVVHKKYLPQFKEVIEKIEKNN from the coding sequence ATTAAAAAAGAAAAAGGACTTAAGATTGCTACCATAGGAGGAGGTTCTAGTTACACCCCTGAATTAATTGAAGGTTATATAAAAAGAAAAGATGAATTGCCAATTAAAGAAATCTGGTTAGTGGATATCCAAGAAGGAAAAGAAAAATTAGAGATAGTTGGTAATTTAGCAAAGAGAATGGTGGAAGAAGCGGGATTAGATTGGGAAGTACATTTAACTTTAAATAGGCGGGAAGCTTTAAAGGATGCAGATTTTGTCACTACTCAGTTTAGAGTAGGTTTACTTGATGCTAGGATTAAAGATGAGCGAATACCATTAAGTTATGGGATATTAGGCCAAGAAACTAATGGTGCTGGAGGTATCTTTAAAGCCTTTAGAACAATACCTGTTATTTTAGAGATTGTTGAAGAAATGAAGGAATTATGTCCAGATGCTTGGTTAGTAAACTTTACAAATCCTGCAGGCATGGTTACTGAAGCTGTTATGAAATATGGTAATTACGAAAAAGTTGTTGGTTTATGTAATGTGCCGATTGGTCATAATATGTTAGAGTCAAAATTACTAGGTAAAAATCCTGAAGAACTTCGTTTTGTTTATGCGGGAATAAATCATCACCATTGGCACAGAATTTACGATAAAAACGGTAAAGAAATTACAAAAGAGGTTATAGATAAGCTATTTTCAAATAATGCTAACATAATGGAAAACATCAAGTTTATACCTTTTATTGAAGAACAAATCCGAGATTTAGAAATGTTACCATGTGGTTATCATCAGTATTATTATTTAACCGATGATATGGTCAAAAAAGAACTAGATGAATTTGCTAAAAATTCCACAAGGGCAGAGGTCGTTAAAAAATTAGAAGAAGAGTTATTCGAAATATATAAAGATCCTAATCTTAAGCACAAACCAGAACAACTAAGTAAACGGGGAGGAGCATATTATTCAGATGCTGCCTGTGAGCTAATTTCTTCTATTTATAATGACAAAAGAACAGATATGGTGGTAAGTACTAGAAATAATGGAGCTTTGGCGGATTTGCCCTATGATTGTGTAGTAGAGGTAAGTAGTATTATTACTGCATCTGGTCCCCAACCTTTAAATTTTGGAAAATTTAAACCAGCCCAGAGGGGATTATTGCAGTTGATGAAAGCAATGGAAGAGGTAACAATAGAAGCAGCGGTAACTGGAAATTACGGTAAAGCATTACAAGCCTTTATTCTCAATCCTTTAATTCCATCAGGTAATATAGCAAAAAAATTGTTGGATGAAATGCTAGTTGTCCATAAGAAATACCTACCTCAATTCAAAGAAGTAATAGAAAAAATTGAGAAAAACAATTAA
- a CDS encoding PTS sugar transporter subunit IIC, with protein sequence MNSFLKWLEEKMMPVVVKVGNQRHVSAMKDGFIAAMPFMIIGSIMLILAFPPFPADTTNFIGRAWYDFANTHFDALMIPYQMTMQIMVLFIATAIGYTLAKSYDLNPLSGGLLSLMAFLLVGAQAVNGALPTTYMDGKGVFTAILTSFYSIELMRFLKKRNITIKMPDGVPPAIAASFEALIPVFLTVATLYPISLLVQHLSGYSIPQLVMEAFKPLVAGVSTLPGILFAVFLAHILWFGGIHGASIVGSVLAPFYLTNLTTNQELLQAGQPLTAIFTEPFWAFYIVLGGSGATFALTCLYLRSKSSHLKSIGKVAILPAIFNINEPIIFGSPVVMNPLLGIPFILAPMVNATIAYFVLRLDLVSKVVALPPWTTPAPIGAMWAANWNVGAAILVVLLFFVSGAVYYPFFKLYEKQLVEEEKSNLSEVEETGISA encoded by the coding sequence ATGAATAGTTTTTTAAAATGGCTTGAAGAAAAAATGATGCCTGTGGTTGTAAAGGTTGGTAATCAAAGACATGTTTCAGCTATGAAAGACGGTTTTATCGCTGCAATGCCTTTTATGATTATTGGTTCAATAATGTTGATTTTAGCTTTTCCACCTTTTCCGGCAGACACAACTAATTTTATAGGAAGAGCTTGGTATGATTTTGCCAACACCCATTTTGATGCTTTAATGATCCCTTACCAAATGACAATGCAAATAATGGTTTTATTTATCGCCACTGCAATAGGCTACACTTTGGCTAAATCCTATGATCTAAACCCTCTATCCGGTGGATTGTTATCTTTGATGGCATTTTTATTGGTAGGAGCACAAGCGGTAAATGGGGCACTACCAACTACTTATATGGATGGTAAAGGGGTATTTACAGCAATATTAACATCTTTTTATTCAATTGAGTTGATGAGATTTTTGAAAAAGAGAAATATTACAATTAAAATGCCAGATGGAGTTCCACCGGCCATTGCTGCTTCCTTCGAAGCTTTAATTCCAGTATTTTTGACAGTGGCCACCCTTTATCCGATTAGTTTATTGGTTCAGCATTTATCTGGTTATTCAATACCACAATTAGTAATGGAAGCATTTAAACCTTTGGTTGCAGGGGTAAGTACATTACCAGGAATTTTATTTGCAGTATTTTTAGCACATATTTTATGGTTTGGAGGAATCCATGGGGCAAGTATTGTTGGTAGTGTTTTAGCACCTTTCTATTTAACTAATTTAACAACAAATCAAGAATTACTTCAAGCAGGTCAACCATTAACAGCGATCTTTACTGAACCATTTTGGGCTTTCTATATTGTACTGGGAGGTTCTGGAGCTACCTTTGCTTTGACTTGCCTTTACTTAAGGAGTAAATCTTCCCACTTAAAATCTATCGGTAAAGTTGCTATATTACCAGCTATCTTTAATATTAATGAGCCTATAATTTTTGGTTCTCCAGTAGTGATGAATCCTCTTTTAGGTATTCCTTTTATCCTTGCTCCTATGGTCAATGCTACAATTGCATATTTTGTTTTACGTCTTGATTTAGTATCTAAAGTTGTAGCCTTACCTCCATGGACTACCCCTGCTCCAATTGGGGCGATGTGGGCAGCTAATTGGAATGTAGGGGCAGCAATACTAGTAGTTCTATTGTTCTTCGTATCAGGTGCAGTATATTATCCATTTTTTAAACTATATGAAAAACAGTTGGTAGAAGAGGAAAAAAGCAACCTTTCTGAAGTAGAAGAAACAGGAATAAGTGCATAA
- a CDS encoding permease, which yields MMKKGNRYTIIYISLLLLAVLAIYNITFAKKAIDLSINSFKQLLLVLPPIFIILGLLDVWVPKETMVKFMGKEAGFLGIALAFFLGSAAAGPLYGAFPIAAMLLKKGVSFRNVAIFIGAWSTTKIPMLMFEFSAMGLSFTLTRLLVNIPIILIIAFVLEKSITPAEEEEIQLKIKEM from the coding sequence ATGATGAAGAAGGGAAATAGATATACGATAATTTATATCTCATTATTGCTATTAGCTGTATTAGCTATCTATAATATAACTTTTGCGAAAAAAGCTATAGATTTATCTATCAATAGCTTTAAGCAATTACTTTTGGTATTACCACCTATTTTTATTATCCTTGGTTTATTAGATGTCTGGGTTCCTAAAGAAACAATGGTTAAATTTATGGGTAAAGAAGCAGGTTTTTTAGGAATAGCCTTGGCATTTTTCTTAGGTTCTGCAGCTGCCGGTCCCCTTTATGGAGCTTTTCCTATTGCTGCTATGTTATTAAAAAAAGGGGTTTCTTTTAGGAATGTGGCTATATTTATCGGAGCTTGGTCAACAACTAAAATACCTATGTTAATGTTTGAGTTTTCAGCTATGGGCTTAAGTTTTACATTAACGAGACTGTTGGTTAACATTCCTATTATTTTGATCATTGCCTTTGTATTAGAAAAATCGATTACTCCTGCTGAAGAAGAGGAAATTCAACTTAAAATAAAAGAAATGTAG
- the ileS gene encoding isoleucine--tRNA ligase — translation MEKFKELSNLPVAENESSLAKFWDEIDLLNKTVENRKDAKPFIFYEGPPTANGKPGIHHVISRTLKDSVCRYKTMTGYQVKRKAGWDTHGLPVELEVEKQLNLSSKADIEKYGIAEFNQKCRESVFTYEKLWTEMTKRMAYLIDLDNPYITLSNDYIESVWWILDKFFKEGYIYEGHKILPYCPRCGTGLASHEVAQGYKEIKSNTVIVPFKLKDKDEYVLVWTTTPWTLASNVALAVHPEVTYIRANKDGKVYIVAKALAEKVLGDDFQILSELKGQELEYTEYEQLMPFVKPDKKAFFITTADFVTTDDGTGIVHIAPAFGEDDYGVSLKYDLPILQPVDESGKYTDTPWKGRFVIDCDVDIIKWLHKEEKLFSKEKFAHNYPHCWRCTTPLLYYGKPSWFIEVTKMKDKLIENNNSVKWFPSYVGEKRFGNWLENLNDWAISRNRYWGTPLNIWRCTCGHTQSIGSRKELVEKAIEKIDERIELHRPFIDEVHLKCEKCGGSMSRVTEVIDCWFDSGAMPFAQHHYPFENKENFHELFPADFICEGIDQTRGWFYSLLAISTFVTGQAPYKQVLVNDLILDKEGRKMSKSRGNTVDPFQLFDQYGADVLRWYLLYVSPPWTPTRFDIEGLKEVQSKFFGTLKNVYTFFTLYANTDEINPRKFFIPYTDRPELDRWIISKFNSLVKDVREDMDEFDLTRAVRRIQEFVNEDLSNWYIRRARRRFWASDLTEDKKAVYNTTYEVLVGVAKMVAPFAPYLAEEMYRNLTGKLSVHLADYPQADLTLIDKHVEKRMDLVRDLVSLGRAARVQCKIKVRQPIQKMIIDGSHENLINDLVPLMKEELNVKEVEFAKDLNQFMNFILKPNFKVAGPRLGEKIKLLVPALQKLDGSKVIPKLEKGETISIDIGGETLELDKELVMINISAKEGFTVEMKNNLFTILDTTLTQELIDEGYAREFVSKVQQMRKNNGYEVTDNIRIYYNADDEVTNALNTFKDYIMSETLALSMEKVDDDTLEKQDINDHLTGIKIERV, via the coding sequence ATGGAAAAGTTTAAAGAACTATCAAATCTGCCTGTAGCAGAAAATGAAAGTTCATTAGCTAAATTTTGGGATGAAATTGATCTACTAAACAAAACAGTAGAAAACCGAAAAGACGCTAAACCCTTCATATTTTATGAAGGTCCTCCAACTGCCAACGGTAAACCTGGTATCCACCACGTTATCTCAAGGACACTTAAAGATTCTGTTTGCCGTTATAAAACAATGACAGGATACCAAGTTAAAAGAAAGGCCGGTTGGGATACCCATGGTTTGCCAGTAGAGTTAGAAGTTGAAAAACAACTAAATCTCTCCAGTAAAGCAGATATCGAAAAATACGGAATTGCTGAATTTAATCAAAAATGTAGAGAATCAGTATTTACTTACGAAAAATTGTGGACAGAAATGACTAAAAGAATGGCTTATCTAATTGATTTAGATAACCCTTATATTACCCTTTCTAACGATTATATTGAATCAGTATGGTGGATCTTAGATAAATTCTTTAAAGAAGGATACATTTATGAAGGTCATAAAATATTGCCATACTGCCCAAGATGTGGTACTGGCTTAGCTTCCCACGAAGTAGCTCAAGGGTATAAAGAAATTAAATCAAATACCGTAATCGTTCCTTTCAAATTAAAGGATAAAGATGAATATGTATTAGTTTGGACTACTACCCCTTGGACCTTAGCTTCCAACGTTGCCTTAGCAGTACACCCTGAAGTTACCTATATCCGTGCTAACAAAGATGGTAAAGTATATATTGTTGCCAAAGCTTTAGCTGAAAAGGTATTAGGAGATGATTTCCAAATTCTAAGTGAACTAAAAGGTCAAGAACTAGAGTATACCGAATATGAACAATTAATGCCCTTTGTTAAACCTGATAAAAAAGCTTTTTTTATCACCACAGCAGATTTCGTAACAACCGATGACGGTACAGGTATTGTTCACATCGCCCCTGCCTTTGGTGAAGATGACTACGGAGTAAGTTTAAAATATGATTTACCAATCTTACAACCGGTAGATGAATCAGGTAAATATACTGATACTCCATGGAAAGGTAGATTTGTAATCGATTGTGATGTAGACATTATAAAATGGTTGCACAAAGAAGAAAAACTCTTTAGCAAAGAAAAGTTTGCCCATAACTATCCCCACTGCTGGAGATGTACTACTCCCCTATTGTACTATGGAAAACCTAGTTGGTTTATCGAAGTAACCAAAATGAAGGACAAACTGATCGAAAACAATAATTCTGTTAAATGGTTTCCCAGTTACGTCGGTGAAAAGCGTTTTGGTAACTGGTTAGAAAATCTAAATGATTGGGCAATTTCTAGAAACCGTTATTGGGGTACACCTCTAAATATTTGGAGATGTACTTGTGGTCATACACAATCAATCGGTTCTAGAAAAGAATTAGTTGAAAAGGCTATCGAAAAAATCGATGAAAGGATAGAGCTTCACAGACCTTTTATTGATGAAGTTCACTTAAAATGCGAAAAATGTGGTGGCTCTATGTCTAGAGTGACAGAAGTTATTGACTGCTGGTTTGATAGTGGAGCTATGCCATTTGCCCAACACCATTACCCCTTTGAAAACAAAGAAAACTTCCATGAATTATTCCCTGCCGACTTCATCTGTGAAGGTATAGATCAAACTAGAGGTTGGTTTTATTCACTCTTAGCAATTTCTACTTTTGTAACTGGTCAAGCTCCTTATAAACAAGTGCTAGTCAACGACTTGATTTTAGATAAAGAAGGAAGAAAAATGTCAAAATCTAGGGGTAACACAGTAGATCCCTTCCAGTTATTTGATCAGTACGGTGCCGATGTTTTAAGATGGTATCTATTGTATGTTTCGCCTCCTTGGACCCCGACAAGATTTGATATTGAAGGACTCAAAGAAGTACAAAGTAAATTCTTTGGTACACTAAAAAATGTTTATACATTCTTTACCCTTTATGCCAATACCGATGAAATTAATCCTAGAAAATTTTTCATCCCTTATACTGATAGGCCTGAACTAGATCGTTGGATTATCTCAAAATTTAACAGCTTAGTTAAAGATGTCAGAGAGGATATGGATGAATTCGATTTAACCAGGGCTGTTAGAAGAATTCAAGAATTTGTAAACGAAGATTTATCTAATTGGTACATTAGAAGGGCCCGCCGTCGTTTCTGGGCATCTGACTTAACGGAAGATAAAAAAGCAGTTTACAATACAACTTATGAAGTATTAGTAGGAGTAGCAAAAATGGTAGCACCTTTTGCACCTTATCTTGCAGAAGAAATGTATAGAAACTTAACCGGTAAACTTTCCGTCCACTTGGCCGATTATCCACAAGCTGATCTAACCCTTATTGATAAACACGTAGAAAAAAGAATGGATTTAGTTAGGGATTTAGTAAGCTTAGGTAGAGCTGCTAGGGTACAATGTAAAATTAAAGTTCGCCAACCAATCCAAAAAATGATCATCGATGGTTCCCATGAAAATCTAATCAATGATTTAGTTCCACTAATGAAAGAAGAACTTAATGTTAAAGAAGTAGAATTTGCTAAAGACTTAAATCAGTTTATGAACTTTATTTTAAAACCCAACTTCAAGGTAGCTGGACCAAGATTAGGTGAAAAGATCAAACTTTTAGTTCCTGCCCTACAAAAACTAGATGGCAGCAAAGTAATTCCAAAATTAGAAAAGGGAGAAACTATCTCCATCGATATTGGTGGTGAAACACTAGAGCTAGATAAAGAATTAGTAATGATCAATATTTCCGCTAAAGAAGGTTTTACAGTGGAGATGAAAAACAATTTATTTACAATTCTAGATACCACCTTAACCCAAGAGTTAATCGATGAAGGATATGCCAGAGAATTTGTTTCTAAAGTCCAGCAAATGAGGAAAAACAATGGTTATGAAGTAACTGATAATATCAGGATCTACTACAATGCCGATGACGAAGTAACCAATGCTTTAAATACTTTTAAAGATTATATCATGTCAGAAACTTTAGCCCTCTCCATGGAAAAAGTTGATGATGATACCCTAGAAAAACAAGATATTAACGATCATTTAACAGGTATCAAAATAGAAAGGGTATAA
- a CDS encoding sigma 54-interacting transcriptional regulator, whose amino-acid sequence MRRIDLVRETLNKMYKENNKGVTAEQIADKLNLQRSNVSFDLNQLVKQGLAKKISGRPVLFQPAVSASVKEINDTFSVLVGYSGSLSTVVQQGKAAIMYPPSGLHTLIFGETGVGKTMFAELMFEYGKHTGRFTSDAPFVIFNCADYANNPQLLMGQIFGIKKGAYTGAEYDQPGLLEKANGGVMFLDEVHRLTAEGQEMLFTFIDKGIFKRLGETEYTRKANVLIIAATTEDPKSKLLDTFTRRIPMMITIPPLRERKLSERYTLIEEFFRQESGRIGKDIIVSQNALKSLLLYDCPNNIGQLKSDIQLSCARAFLDCVSKEHGKVVIRSKILPEHVKKGILKLKDYREEINQILGISNLDFIFSSEQEIKNIQSSDQYSIPDNFYEMIEKRIEMLRKEGIEDEEINEIIGMDIESYFIKFMGNITKKVNEEEIERIIGKEILSLAKEIIDFAKDKLKHPYLDPVLYGFALHINSTVERLRQKKAIINPQLNDIRKKYPKEFTFAIEIASIIEEKLKIELPIDEIGFLTMFFINREFTEQQEKNATVGILVLMHGNSGAASMAKVANTLLATDLAHGIDMPLNVKPEDIYKEVKELIVKLDQGKGVLILADMGSLINFGDLLSKEVNVSTKTVEMVSTPMVIEATRKAMLGADLDTVYNSAIDINPYLGKKITQSPVLPINKNVIVTGCYTGEGSSVKIKSYISKNIEHNNIDIIPISFTSVSDFKKQINLLSKFKNIIAVVSFVNPDIPSIPFIKLEDIFTEHGQKKLQELIQQEKIFSQIGETLSANLKLDNIEDLVFDLKEVLFNISKDLGKSFSNDIIIGSILHIACLIERLINNWSIEVNYNKTNNGCFYNSFNSLNIIKKHLGKIEKKYNISFPEQEINIITSILLEK is encoded by the coding sequence ATGCGAAGAATAGATTTGGTCAGAGAAACCTTAAATAAGATGTATAAGGAAAATAATAAAGGGGTTACTGCTGAACAAATTGCTGATAAACTTAATTTACAACGTTCAAATGTTAGTTTTGATTTAAATCAATTAGTTAAGCAAGGGCTAGCAAAAAAAATAAGTGGCCGCCCTGTACTTTTTCAGCCAGCGGTATCGGCATCTGTTAAAGAAATAAATGACACTTTTAGTGTTTTAGTTGGGTATAGTGGAAGTTTATCTACCGTTGTTCAACAGGGAAAGGCAGCAATTATGTATCCACCTAGTGGTTTACATACATTGATTTTTGGAGAAACCGGTGTAGGTAAAACGATGTTTGCTGAATTGATGTTTGAGTATGGAAAACATACAGGTAGGTTTACCAGTGACGCCCCCTTTGTCATTTTTAACTGTGCCGATTATGCTAATAATCCGCAACTCTTAATGGGGCAAATTTTTGGTATAAAAAAGGGTGCATATACAGGGGCTGAATATGATCAACCTGGTTTACTTGAAAAAGCTAATGGAGGTGTAATGTTTTTAGATGAAGTCCATCGTTTAACGGCGGAAGGACAAGAAATGCTCTTTACTTTTATAGATAAAGGGATTTTTAAGCGATTAGGAGAAACCGAGTATACAAGAAAAGCTAATGTATTAATCATTGCTGCCACTACTGAAGATCCCAAATCTAAATTGTTGGATACTTTTACTAGGAGAATACCGATGATGATTACAATCCCACCATTGAGGGAAAGGAAATTATCGGAACGATACACACTAATTGAAGAGTTTTTTAGGCAAGAATCAGGGAGAATAGGAAAAGATATCATAGTAAGTCAAAATGCCCTTAAGAGTTTACTCCTTTATGATTGCCCTAATAATATCGGTCAGCTTAAGAGTGATATTCAACTAAGCTGTGCTAGGGCATTTTTAGATTGCGTCTCAAAAGAACATGGTAAAGTGGTAATTAGAAGTAAAATTTTACCTGAACACGTTAAAAAAGGAATTTTAAAATTAAAAGATTATAGAGAAGAAATTAACCAAATTTTAGGTATATCTAATCTGGATTTTATTTTTTCTTCAGAACAGGAAATTAAAAACATCCAAAGTTCTGATCAGTATTCTATTCCTGACAATTTTTATGAAATGATAGAGAAAAGGATTGAGATGTTACGAAAAGAAGGGATAGAAGATGAAGAAATTAATGAAATAATTGGTATGGATATCGAAAGTTATTTTATAAAGTTTATGGGAAATATTACAAAAAAAGTAAATGAAGAAGAAATAGAGAGGATAATAGGAAAAGAGATATTGTCTTTAGCTAAAGAAATAATAGATTTTGCAAAGGATAAGTTAAAACATCCATATTTAGACCCTGTCCTATATGGTTTTGCCCTACATATAAATTCTACGGTGGAAAGACTTAGACAAAAAAAGGCCATCATTAATCCTCAGTTAAATGATATTAGGAAAAAATATCCTAAAGAATTTACCTTTGCTATAGAAATTGCATCAATTATAGAAGAAAAATTAAAAATTGAATTACCTATAGATGAAATTGGTTTTTTAACTATGTTTTTTATTAATAGAGAATTTACTGAACAACAAGAGAAAAATGCAACAGTAGGTATCTTAGTTTTAATGCATGGTAACAGTGGGGCAGCAAGTATGGCAAAAGTTGCAAATACTTTGTTGGCAACAGATTTAGCCCATGGTATTGATATGCCGCTAAATGTTAAACCTGAAGATATTTACAAAGAAGTAAAAGAACTGATAGTTAAACTTGATCAAGGAAAAGGTGTATTGATACTAGCAGATATGGGCTCATTGATAAATTTTGGAGATTTACTTTCAAAAGAAGTCAATGTATCTACCAAAACTGTTGAAATGGTAAGCACCCCTATGGTAATTGAAGCTACTAGGAAAGCAATGCTGGGAGCAGATCTAGATACAGTTTATAATTCAGCAATAGACATAAATCCCTACTTAGGGAAAAAGATTACACAATCACCAGTTTTACCTATAAATAAGAACGTAATTGTTACAGGATGTTATACCGGTGAGGGAAGTTCCGTTAAAATTAAATCTTATATTTCTAAAAATATAGAACATAACAATATAGATATTATACCTATAAGTTTTACTAGTGTTAGTGATTTTAAAAAACAAATCAATCTTTTATCAAAATTTAAAAATATAATTGCAGTAGTAAGTTTTGTCAATCCAGATATCCCATCTATTCCCTTTATTAAACTAGAAGATATTTTTACAGAACATGGGCAAAAGAAGCTTCAGGAACTGATACAACAAGAAAAGATATTTTCTCAAATAGGGGAAACTTTATCAGCTAATTTAAAATTAGATAATATCGAAGATTTAGTTTTTGATTTAAAGGAAGTTTTATTCAATATATCAAAAGACCTTGGGAAATCTTTTAGTAATGATATTATCATTGGTTCAATTTTACATATAGCTTGCTTAATAGAAAGGTTAATAAATAATTGGTCAATAGAAGTTAATTATAATAAGACTAACAATGGATGTTTTTATAATTCATTTAATTCATTAAACATTATCAAAAAACATTTAGGGAAAATTGAGAAAAAATACAATATTTCCTTTCCAGAACAAGAAATTAATATTATTACATCAATATTATTAGAAAAATAA
- a CDS encoding PTS sugar transporter subunit IIB encodes MKKILLACAAGMSTSLLVTKMQQAAKNKGIEIEITAVPVDAFADKVKDYHIALLGPQVRFKKDQFEKIAAQYGVKVLVINSVDYGLMKGEKILEETLKVLD; translated from the coding sequence ATGAAAAAAATTTTATTAGCATGTGCTGCAGGAATGTCAACTAGTCTTTTGGTGACAAAAATGCAACAAGCAGCAAAAAATAAAGGAATAGAAATTGAAATAACAGCAGTACCAGTTGATGCCTTTGCAGACAAAGTTAAAGACTATCACATAGCATTATTAGGTCCCCAAGTGAGATTTAAAAAAGATCAGTTTGAAAAAATTGCAGCACAATATGGTGTTAAAGTATTAGTAATTAATTCTGTAGACTATGGATTAATGAAAGGGGAGAAAATTTTAGAAGAAACTCTTAAAGTATTAGATTAA
- a CDS encoding FAD:protein FMN transferase, with product MKKITFKILITFLIVYSTLITACSNNLPKEKSEYTRFSQSFFDTFNTLTIVVAYTKTEEEFNNYFQIIHNRFKELHMLYDIYNDYEGINNLKTINDNAGIKPVEVHEDIISLVSFSIEWANKTYGNTNIALGPVTNIWHQYRSDGLYDPENAKIPPIELLQQKAQLTDINKVIVDKENRTVFLKEKGMSLDVGAIAKGYAVELVAKELEAIGLKSAVISAGGNVRTIGKPLDGIREYWGIGIFDPNSTLFSEDRNLDTVFINNGSVVSSGDYQRYYYVDGELYHHLIDPKTLMPAKYYRAVTVVHPCSAIADFFSSELFFIPFEESYQLAKNFNIEAIWVMPDGEVRVTEGLKKILASYGASGGKQK from the coding sequence ATGAAAAAAATTACATTTAAAATACTTATTACATTTTTAATTGTTTACTCCACTTTAATCACTGCTTGTAGCAACAATTTACCAAAGGAGAAAAGTGAATATACCCGATTTTCTCAATCATTTTTTGATACCTTCAATACTTTAACAATTGTAGTAGCTTATACTAAAACGGAAGAGGAATTTAATAATTATTTCCAAATAATTCATAATCGTTTTAAAGAATTACACATGTTATATGATATTTATAATGATTACGAAGGAATCAATAATTTGAAAACAATTAATGACAATGCAGGTATAAAACCTGTTGAAGTCCATGAGGATATAATAAGTTTAGTTAGTTTTTCAATTGAATGGGCTAATAAAACTTATGGCAATACCAATATAGCATTAGGTCCTGTAACTAACATCTGGCATCAGTACCGTAGCGATGGTCTATATGATCCGGAAAATGCTAAAATTCCACCAATAGAGTTACTACAACAAAAAGCTCAATTGACAGATATCAACAAAGTCATTGTTGATAAGGAAAATAGAACTGTTTTTTTAAAAGAAAAGGGTATGAGTTTAGATGTTGGAGCAATTGCCAAAGGCTATGCAGTAGAATTAGTTGCAAAAGAGTTAGAAGCTATAGGGCTAAAATCTGCCGTTATAAGTGCTGGTGGTAATGTTCGGACTATTGGTAAACCCTTAGATGGCATTAGAGAATACTGGGGTATAGGCATCTTTGATCCCAACAGTACTTTATTTTCAGAAGATCGAAACTTAGATACTGTTTTTATCAATAACGGTTCCGTTGTTAGTAGTGGAGATTATCAACGTTACTATTATGTCGATGGAGAACTTTACCATCACCTAATAGATCCAAAAACATTAATGCCTGCTAAATATTATCGGGCTGTAACAGTTGTTCATCCTTGCTCAGCCATTGCCGATTTCTTTTCCTCAGAACTCTTTTTCATCCCCTTTGAAGAAAGCTATCAATTGGCTAAAAATTTTAATATAGAAGCAATTTGGGTTATGCCTGATGGTGAAGTCAGAGTTACTGAAGGCCTAAAAAAAATCTTGGCAAGTTATGGTGCCAGTGGTGGAAAACAAAAATAA